Genomic segment of Pirellulales bacterium:
GTGCGGCGGCACGTCGAATTCACGGAGAGTACCCGTGGGCAATACGTGCTCGACAACTGGGAGCGACTGGTGAAGAAGTTCGTCAAGGTGATGCCGATCGACTACAAGCGCGCCCTGGCCATCATGGCGCGCGAGCGCGAGTTGGGCACCGAGCTGGCGGAGGTGGGCCATGGGTGACGTTCGCGGGTTCATGAAGTTCGAGCGCAAGACGTACAAGGACGAGCCGGTCTCGAACCGTTTGCAGCACTACAAGGAATTCCTGCAAGTGCTGCCGGCCGAAGAGATCGCGCTACAAGGCGCCCGGTGCATGGACTGCGGGGTGCCCTTCTGCCACACGGGCTGCCCGCTGGGCAACATCATTCCAGACTGGAATGACCTGGTGTTTCGCGGTCGCTGGCGCGAGGCGCTCGCCACGCTCCATGCGACGAACAACTTTCCCGAGTTCACGGGCCGCATTTGCCCGGCTCCCTGCGAGTCGGCCTGCGTGCTGGGGATCAATGCCGACCCGGTGACGATCAAGCAGATCGAAATGTCGATCGCCGATCGCGGCTTCGATGAGGGCTGGATCGTACCGGAGCCGCCGCTGACGCGGACCGGCAAGCGCGTCGCGGTGATTGGCAGCGGGCCGGCCGGTCTGGCGGCGGCGCAACAACTGAACCGTGCCGGCCACCAGGTCACGGTCTTCGAACGCGACGACCGTCCCGGCGGATTGCTGATGTACGGCATTCCCGACTTCAAGCTGGAAAAATGGCGCGTGGCGCGGCGCGTGCGTCAGCTCGAGGACGAGGGGGTCGAATTTCGCTGCAACGCAAACGTCGGCGTGAACGTATCGAGCGCCGAATTGAAAAGCGAATTCGACGCCATTCTGCTGACCATCGGCTCCACTCAGCCGCGCGATCTGAAGGTGCCTGGACGGGAACTCAAGGGCGTGCATTTCGCCATGGAGTTCCTGCCCCAGCAAAACAAACGCAACCAGGGCGACACGATCGCCGACGACGTGGCCATTCTCGCCACGGGCAAGGATGTGCTCGTGATCGGCGGCGGCGACACCGGCAGCGATTGCACAGGCACCTCGAACCGTCAGCACGCGAAGAGTGTCACGCAGTTCGAGCTGCTCGACAAGCCGCCGGACCTGGGCAAGTATCCGCGTGCCCATGAACGGCCGCAGGCCACGCCTTGGCCGTATTGGCCGATGATGCTGCGCACCAGCAGCTCGCACGAAGAGGGTTGCGACCGTCACTGGAGCATCTTGACCAAGGAGTTCCTGGGCGACGAATCGGGCCAGGTGAAGGGGCTGAAGACGGTGAGCGTCGAGTGGGTGCCCGACGCCAATGGGCGCCCGTCGTTGCGCGAAGTGCCCGGCACCGAAAAGGTGTGGAACTCTCAGTTGGTGCTGCTGGCGATGGGCTTCTTGGGGCCGGAGCGGCAGGGCCCAGTCGCCGAGTTGGGCTTGGAGGTCGATGCGCGGGGCAATATTGCCTGCGACGGCGACTATCAGACCAGCGTGCCCGGCGTCTTCGCGGCGGGCGATTCGCGGCGCGGCCAGTCGCTGGTCGTGTGGGCGATTCACGAAGGACGCGAGGCTGCCCGCTCGGTCGACAAGTTTTTGATGGGTGTGACGCATCTGCCGAGCATCCACGCGGGCGATTTTGCCGCTCGGTAGCTTGTCGGCTCGCGACCGGATGTCTATGGTCACTCAGACTCCCGGCACGGCGTCGGGGGCGCGAGGCGGCGGGTGACCGAATGGCCGGGGGCCGGTGAAGCAGCGAGAACATGGACGATCCTTATTTTCAGACCTTGTTTGCCGACCGCATCGGCGGGGCGGGCTACGGCAAGGGCACCGAGATCTACAAGTTCGAGAAGATCAAGCGCGCCAAGCGCAAGGCCCTGGCCGAGCACCCTGAGCGGGCGTTGATCGATTTCGGCATCGGCGAAAACGACGTACCCGCCGCCGACAAGGTCCGCGCGTCCCTGGCCCACGAAGTACACCGCACCGAGAACCGCGGCTATGCCGACAACGGCATCGCCGAGTTCAAGGAGGCCGCGGCGCGGTTCATGAAGCGGCGCTTCGGCGTCGACATCGACCCGGTTACCGAGGTCAATCACGCCATCGGCTCGAAGCCCGCCTTGGCCATGTTGCCCGCGGCGTTTATCAATCCGGGCGACGTGACGTTGATGACCGTGCCGGGCTACCCCGTCGCCGGCACGCACACGCGCTACTACGGCGGCGAGGTCCATCGGCTGCCGCTGTTGGCTCAGAACGATTTCTTTCCCGATCTCGACGCGATTCCGCCGGACGTCGCGCTGCGAGCCAAGCTGCTGGTGATCAACTACCCCAATAGCCCGACGGGGAAGCTGGCGACGCGAGCGTTTTACGAGCGCGTGATCGACTTCGCGCAGCGCAACCAGGTGGTCGTCGTGCAGGACGCGGCCCATGCGATGCTGAGTTACGACGGTGAGCCGACCAGCTTTCTGCAGGTTCCCGGCGCCAAGGAAGTCGGCGTCGAAGTGCACAGCCTGTCGAAGGGCTGGAACATGATCGGCTGGCGCATCGGCTTTGTCTGCGGTCACGAGCGAATTGTCCGTGCGTTCGCCGATATCAAGGACAACAGCGACTCGGGCCAGTTCATGGCCATCCAGCGGGCCGCCTGCGTGGCGCTCGACGACGACGACATCCCGCGCCAGACCAAGGTGAAGTATGCCCGCCGGCTGCAGAAGCTCGTCGAGACCTTGCAGCGCTGCGGCTTCGATTGCCGGATGCCGGGCGGGACCTACTTTCTGTACACGCTGGCGCCGCGCGGCATCGCCGGCGGGCCGAGGTTCGAGACGGCCGAGGCGGCTAGCCAGTACCTGATCACCGAACATTCGATCTGCACGGTGCCCTGGGACGACGCCGGCGCGTTCCTGCGGTTCTCGGTCACCTATGAAGCTGCGGACGAGGCGGCCGAAGATCGGTTGATGCAGTTGACCGAACAACGTTTGCGGCAGATTCGCCCAGAATTCTCCTGAAGCCAGGCCGCGCCATGGGCTATCGCTCGCTACGGGCGTGCGTCGACGACCTGGCCGCCACGGGCCGCCTGGTGCGGATCGACGACGAGATCGATCCCCGGCTCGAAGCCGCCGAGATTCAGCGCCGCGTCTACCAGGCCGGCGGTCCTGCGATCTTGTTCAACCGGCTGCGCGGTTGCCGTTTTCCGGCGGTCAGCAATCTGTTCGGCACCCGCGAGCGCACGCACTTTATCTTTCGCGATACGCTCGGCCGGGTCCGCAAGCTGGTCCAGTTGAAGATCGATCCCGCCCAAGCGGCCAAAGCGCCCTGGCGGCACGCCGGCGCCCTCCGCGCCGCATGGCACATGCTGCCGCGCAGCACGCGTCGCGGGCCGGTACTCGAGTGCGAGACGACGCTCGCCGAGTTGCCGCCGATCGTCGCCTGGCCGCGTGATGGCGGGCCGTTCATCACGCTGCCGCAGGTGTACACCGAGGATCCTGACCAGCCGGGCTGGCAACGTTCGAACCTGGGCATGTATCGCATTCAGCTGGCCGGCAACCGTTACGAGGCGAACCGCGAAGTCGGACTGCATTATCAGATTCACCGCGGCATCGGCGTGCATCATGCCGCGGCCGTGCGGCGCGGCGAGCGCCTGCCGGTGAGCGTGTTCGTCGGCGGTCCGCCGGCCATGACCGTGGCCGCCGTGATGCCGCTGCCCGAGGGCCTTTCCGAACTGTCGTTCGCCGGCGCGCTGGCCGGGCGGTCGATTCGCCTGGTGCGCAGCCCGGGCGAAGCGGCGATCGCGGCGGATGCCGACTTTTGCCTGACCGGCTACATCGATCCCCAGCGGACCCTGCCCGAGGGTCCGTTCGGCGATCACCTGGGTTATTACAGCCTGGTGCACGAGTTCCCGGTGATGCGCGTGCACAGAGTCTATCACCGCCGCGACGCGGTTTGGCCCTTCACCGTCGTTGGCCGCCCGCCGCAGGAAGACACGAGTTTTGGCGAGTTGATCCACGAGATCACCGGGCCGGTGATTCCCACGGTCATCGCCGGCGTACGGGCCGTCAACGCAGTCGACGCGGCCGGCGTCCACCCGCTGCTGTTGGCGATCGGCAGCGAGCGCTATGTGCCGTATCACCGTCCGCCGCGGCCGCAGGAACTGCTCACGCAGGCCAACGCGATCCTGGGCCAGGGCCAGATGTCGCTGGCCAAGTACCTGTTGATCGTCGCCGGCGACGACGACCCGCGGCTCGACATCCACGATCTGCCCGCGTTCTTCTCGCACTTGCTGCGGCGGATCGATTGGCGCCGC
This window contains:
- a CDS encoding glutamate synthase subunit beta, which produces MGDVRGFMKFERKTYKDEPVSNRLQHYKEFLQVLPAEEIALQGARCMDCGVPFCHTGCPLGNIIPDWNDLVFRGRWREALATLHATNNFPEFTGRICPAPCESACVLGINADPVTIKQIEMSIADRGFDEGWIVPEPPLTRTGKRVAVIGSGPAGLAAAQQLNRAGHQVTVFERDDRPGGLLMYGIPDFKLEKWRVARRVRQLEDEGVEFRCNANVGVNVSSAELKSEFDAILLTIGSTQPRDLKVPGRELKGVHFAMEFLPQQNKRNQGDTIADDVAILATGKDVLVIGGGDTGSDCTGTSNRQHAKSVTQFELLDKPPDLGKYPRAHERPQATPWPYWPMMLRTSSSHEEGCDRHWSILTKEFLGDESGQVKGLKTVSVEWVPDANGRPSLREVPGTEKVWNSQLVLLAMGFLGPERQGPVAELGLEVDARGNIACDGDYQTSVPGVFAAGDSRRGQSLVVWAIHEGREAARSVDKFLMGVTHLPSIHAGDFAAR
- a CDS encoding LL-diaminopimelate aminotransferase, with product MDDPYFQTLFADRIGGAGYGKGTEIYKFEKIKRAKRKALAEHPERALIDFGIGENDVPAADKVRASLAHEVHRTENRGYADNGIAEFKEAAARFMKRRFGVDIDPVTEVNHAIGSKPALAMLPAAFINPGDVTLMTVPGYPVAGTHTRYYGGEVHRLPLLAQNDFFPDLDAIPPDVALRAKLLVINYPNSPTGKLATRAFYERVIDFAQRNQVVVVQDAAHAMLSYDGEPTSFLQVPGAKEVGVEVHSLSKGWNMIGWRIGFVCGHERIVRAFADIKDNSDSGQFMAIQRAACVALDDDDIPRQTKVKYARRLQKLVETLQRCGFDCRMPGGTYFLYTLAPRGIAGGPRFETAEAASQYLITEHSICTVPWDDAGAFLRFSVTYEAADEAAEDRLMQLTEQRLRQIRPEFS
- a CDS encoding UbiD family decarboxylase, which codes for MGYRSLRACVDDLAATGRLVRIDDEIDPRLEAAEIQRRVYQAGGPAILFNRLRGCRFPAVSNLFGTRERTHFIFRDTLGRVRKLVQLKIDPAQAAKAPWRHAGALRAAWHMLPRSTRRGPVLECETTLAELPPIVAWPRDGGPFITLPQVYTEDPDQPGWQRSNLGMYRIQLAGNRYEANREVGLHYQIHRGIGVHHAAAVRRGERLPVSVFVGGPPAMTVAAVMPLPEGLSELSFAGALAGRSIRLVRSPGEAAIAADADFCLTGYIDPQRTLPEGPFGDHLGYYSLVHEFPVMRVHRVYHRRDAVWPFTVVGRPPQEDTSFGELIHEITGPVIPTVIAGVRAVNAVDAAGVHPLLLAIGSERYVPYHRPPRPQELLTQANAILGQGQMSLAKYLLIVAGDDDPRLDIHDLPAFFSHLLRRIDWRRDVHFQTRTTIDTLDYSGSGFNEGSKVVWAAAGPVVRELPGSIVGDLRLPEGFARPRVCLPGVLAVEAPRFAVAAPGSDAAAARFTAHVRDDDAIQQFPLVVLVDDSEFTARTVSNFLWVTFTRSNPAADIAGCGEFVEQKHWGCRGPLVIDARIKPHHAPPLVEDPAVTARVDQLAARGGPLHGIL